GGGTTCGATACTGCCTCGTTCCTGCTCCAGTCTGAGCGAATAGGCCGCATCAAGTGTCACACCACGCAGGGCTCCCTCGCGGGAAATGCTCTGATTTTCGCCTGCTATACGCCCTGAACTGGTGATCCTATTGACCGCACACCACATCAAAAACAAAGGATCCGCCGGAGCCATAGGCATGTCGGAATGCAGTGAATAGGAAATACCCGCACGTTCGACATCACCCAGACGGACCATTTGATCTGCCCGTTCTGGCCCAAGCCCGGTTTCGCTGTACTGATCGGCCAAAGCGGACACATAATATGGGTTGGCGCTTACAATTGCGCCAAGCTGTTTGATGCGATCAACCTGATCTGGGGCACTGACTGCAAAATGGACAATTGTTGTGCGATGGTCGATCCGTGGATTAGGTTTCAGGTTGGTTTCAAGGGCATTGAGCACGCGATCTAGTCCAGCATCCCCGTTTACGTGAATATGGATTTGATAGCCGGCGTTCCAGTAAATCCTGAAAGTACGATCAAACAGGTCTTCATCCATCATCCACTCGCCGTGGTAATCGCCAATATAGGGCTCTCGCAGTTGCATCGCGAGCGAATAAATCGCTCCATCTGCAAACAACTTTACTGATCCCTGCGCTAAGTGGGTCATCCCGTTGTACCAGCTTTCTAGCTTTTCGGTTTCGGCAATGACCTGTGCATCGTCCGCATAGGTTTCCGCCAAGGTTTTACCGTCGGCCATAAACGACCAGCGGAACGGCATTGACGAGTCGGACATTACCGAATTCACCGTGTCCTGCACCGGTTTGGCCAATATTCCACCGGGCTCATTGCCAAAGGTGATCCCCTTTGAATGCATGTAATCGCGCATCACAATCGCGCCTTCACGAAATTTGTCAGGGTCAGCGACCATAGGAGCGATGTAAGGCAGGACAGAGAACATTCCTTGCTCCCAAAAGTGACCTTCCACAAAACTAGATTGCGCTTGGGCCGATGTGCTCCAGCCATCCATCAGGTCTTGGGTGACACCAGCCTGAGCAAGAGCGAACGAGTTGAGTACAAATTCGTGGCAGGACCGCAGCCAGATGATAACTGGGCGGGTTGTGCTGATTTCGTCCAGATCGCTGCGCGTAAGGGTGCCGTAAAATGCAGCGTGATACCCCCAGCTGAACAACACTGACTCGGCTGTATCAAGGCTCCCTTCGGCGCTCGCCAATCGCTGCATGAAATCTGCTTTGTCTTTCAACGCAGGCACTGTTCCCGTGGGCAGCTCCCAATCTTCGATCGACAGGATTTCGGACGACATTGAGAGAGCGGCAAGTAGCGGGTGCGCGTGTTGAGCAATAAAGCCAGGAACAATCACTTTGTCTTGGAACGTTGTGTCCATTTCATAGGGCAGATCCCCGACAGCGGCTTTCACCTCGTCAAGCGTTCCACAGGCCAAAATGCGGTCGTTTGCAACGGCGACAAAGTCGGCGGATGGGCGCGAGGGATCAAGTGTGACGATTTCGCGGGCGGAGTAAACCGTAACGAGGTCATTGGCGCTCATCAGCCGTCCAAGATCAGAAAGAGACGATGTATTCGCCAAGGCGACAGCGGCAGGAGAGATTAAAAAGGTGGCGCTCAAAAGCCCGGTTCGTAAGAAAGCTCTGCGGTTCAAATTGTCCATTGTACTGCCTTCCAGTCTATCAATATGGGTAAAGGATGCCGGAAAGTTGGGGTGAATGCTAGGGTAATAGCACAATCAGGAATTGCACAGCCATTACCCCAGTAAGGAAACCCGCCATTCGCTGCGACCCGCATCAAGAACGGCAACGGGCTGTTTATTACCTGAGGGTTCTACTGGTTCAGTGGAATGATACAGAGACGCCATTGCCAAGGGACTGCGCATGCTTCATGAGCGGCAGCCCCTTTCCAAAATCCGAAAATGTGGATTGAATCGCCAAGCGCGTAGGGGCGAAAATTGAGACAACTTTTGGTGCCGATACGCAAAGCTATGGCGAGTCTTTGTGCAAATCTTTCGCGCGAGATTGCTTCGATAATGCAGATGGACAAAAGGCCGACTTACAGGGCGGCCTTTTCTTGCTTATCCTGAACTCAACCCAAGTGACTTTCACCGCGTTCTTTGGCCAGTTGAATTTGTTTTTGACGTTCGCGAAACCGCGTTTTGTCTGCGTCGGATGTTTCATCAATGCATTGGTGGCAGGATACACCCAGCTCAAACGCCGGATGTCTGGTGTCTTCGGGCACAAGTGGGCGACGGCAGCCGTGGCAGAGTTGATGTGGTCCAACTTTTAGCCCGTGTCCCACCGACACACGATTATCGAAAACGTAACAGTCACCCTGCCAGGTGCTGTCTTCAACGGGGGTTTCTTCCAAGTAGCGCAGAATGCCGCCCTTTAGATGATAGACGTCCTCGATGCCTTGGCCGATCAGGAAGTTGGTCGACTTTTCACAGCGAATGCCGCCGGTGCAGAACATCGCGACCCGCTTGTTGTGGAACCGGTCCTTATTGTTTTCCCACCAAGCGGGAAACTCGCGGAATGATGCCGTTTTGGGATCAATGGCCCCTTCAAACGTACCAATGCCGACCTCATAATCGTTTCGGGTGTCAATCACCACCACGTCATCTGATTGGATCAGATCATTCCATTCTTGTGGTTCTACATAGTGACCAACATGCGCCTTGGGATCCACATTAGGCTGCCCCATGGTGACGATCTCTTTTTTCAGCCGGACCTTCATTTTTCCAAATGGGGCCTCTTCGCTTGTCGCTTCCTTCCATTCCAGGTTGGCACACCCGGGCAGAGCCTTGATATGGGCCAGCACCGCATCAATCCCTGAGCGTGACCCGGCAATTGTGCCGTTGATCCCTTCGCGCGCCAAAAGCAAAGAGCCCTTGACGTTGTGCGTCAGGCACTGATCCAACAGAGCGGGCTTGATGGTCGCCGTGTCAGAAAACTGGGTGAAGTGATAGAGAGCGCATATAACATACATATAGCAGCGAATAGTTCGGAGGCGCGGTAGTTTCAAGGCTCACGTTGACCTGAGTGCTGCCTTTGCCTAGGCCAGAGGGGACAGAACGGGAGAACAATATGACCAAGGCCCTTATCATTATCGACGTACAGAATGACTTTTGCCCCGGCGGCGCACTGGCCGTGTCGGGGGGCGACGACATCGTACCGGTCATCAACGGCATGATGGCAGATTTTGACGCTGTGATTCTGACACAGGACTGGCACCCCAGTGGGCACTCGTCGTTTGCTTCATCTCATAGTGGAAAAGTACCGTTTGATACAACCCCAATGCCATACGGGCTGCAGGTGTTATGGCCAGACCATTGTGTTCAGGGCACGGAAGGGGCCGCATTTCATGCTGACCTTCAAGTTAATGCAGATATGATTATCCGAAAAGGGTATCGCCCCGAAATCGACAGCTACTCTGCCTTTTACGAAAATGACCAGACAACGCCAACCGGGTTGCAGGGTTACTTAAACGAGCGTGGTATCAAGGACTTGACTTTAGTTGGTCTGGCCACGGACTTCTGTGTCGCATTTTCCGCACTTGATGCTATTCGACTTGGATTTCGGGTTAGGGTTGAATTGTCGGCCTGTCGCGCAATCGACATGGACGGATCTCTGAACGTTGCATTGGATAAAATGAAGAATGCCGGGGTGGTACTGGACATGACCGAAGTGTAAAATGTTAACACCCTAAAGTTAGGCATGTCATGACGTGGTAACAGCACATAGGCAAAACGATGACTGAACTGGGAGGTGCATCCTCGGGCGCGTCGACCGACTATCATCGGATCTACAACCCAACGAACTTACTGTTGCGCTATGCAAAAGGACGCATTCGGCATTTCGCCTATCGTCAGATATTTGCTGTCGCTAACGGTATTATTCTTTGGTTTCTAGTTTCGCCTGGTGTCGGGCTGCTGGCGATGACCCTCGTTTTCCTAGGTGATGTCGCCGATTGTATATTACTGCGATATATCCCGATTATGTTTGCCCGTGGACACTCCTTTTACAAGCTGTCCATTCTCACGGGGGTCACGGCGGGGATACAGGCGTTAACTGCGGCAGTATGCGTCTGGCTCTCCTGGTATGCACAGCACGATGATGCTGAGCCTCTATTTGCGTTGGGGTTGTTGATAAGCGCGACGATCAATGCCGGAATGGTCCTGCCATATAACCCTGTCGCCGGGTACGTGCGATTAACGGTATATGGACTGACACCGATGGCTATTTTAGCCGGCGAAGTATTCGGTACCTTTGAAAGTGACGATCATATTCACATGAACCTGGCTGGGCTGGCCATGCTCTACATGATGATGATGTGGATGCAGAACTTTATGAATGGAAACTTTCACCGGACCCGGCTGCATTTGAAAGATCAGTTCGAGCAACGCCAGCAACTGGAAGTCTCCAACGCATTATTGCAGGAACAACAAGAGCAGGCGAGGCGCCTTGCTCTGGTGGCTGAGCACGCTTACGATAGTGTGTTTCTGATTGACCGGGAAGACAAGATTTCCTGGGTCAATGACTCCTTTACCAGGATCACTGGCTATACCTACTCCGAGGCGGTTGGGCGTACTCCTTGTGAGCTATTGGGAACTAAAGACCCAGATTCTGAAGAGGCCAGTTTGTTGCTGGGAAATCGGGCAAAAGGTCTTCCATTTCAAATTGAGATTCAAAGCCGTCGTAAGGATGGTTCGCTGATCTGGATAGAGACCAACCAAGTTCCGGTGCGGGGGTATAATGGTGAAATCGAAACCGTTGTTGCGGTTGAACGCGATGTGACGGCGGCACACCTTCATGCACAAGAGATGGAGGAGGCGCGGATCGCTGCTGAGGAAGGTGAGCGGACGAAGGCTGAATTTCTTGCGACGATGAGCCATGAAATCCGCACACCGATGAATGGTGTTATTGGCATGGCACAGATGCTTGAAGGCACCTCCCTGGACGCAGAGCAACAGTTGTACACGGGTACTATCTTAAGCTCTTCCAAAACGCTGCTGGCCCTTATCAATGACGTGTTGGATCTGTCTAAACTGGACGCCAACAAGGTGTCATTCTCCAGCGTAGATTTTGATATCCACGAGAGTTTTGAGGAAACATTGCGTCTATTGCAGCCGCAAGCATGGGGAAAGGGGCTGACCCTTGCCTTGGACATTTCTGAGACGGCCCCAAAAAACGTGCACGGTGATGATCGTCGAATTCGTCAAATTCTGTTGAACCTGGTTGGGAACGCGATCAAATTCACCGACACTGGTGAGGTGAGGGTGACGTTAAAGATCAAACCTCAAGGTGATGCTCTGGCCTTAAGTTTTTCTGTAAAAGACACCGGAATCGGAATCCCCGAGAACAAGCTAGATCGTATTTTTGAACATTTCTCACAGGCGGAGGCCGCCACAACCCGCAGGTACGGTGGGACCGGACTTGGGCTCGCGATTTCACGTAAACTGACCAATGCCATGGGCGGCGAGATCACTGTTACCTCGGATGTTGGCGTTGGGACCTGTCTGACAGTCACGCTTGAACTGGAGGCTGCTAAAACGGTGGGCGACAGCGGTGAGGACACCAAGGTTGCAAAAGTTTTGATCCCATCGGTTCCTTCCGGGATGCGGATTCTTGTCGCTGAAGACAACAAAGTAAATCGGCTGGTGATGAAGAAGTTCCTGCGCGATGTCCCCATCGAGTTGGAGTTTGCGCATAATGGCAGTGAAGCTGTGGAAAAGGTGCAGGAGAATAGACCGCACCTGGTGTTCATGGATATGTCTATGCCAGTGATGAGTGGCCTTGATGCCACCCGCGTCATTCGCAACAGCGGAGGGGCCCAGCCGGTGATCGTCGCGCTGACCGCCAATGCCTTTGAAAGCGACCGTAAGGCCTGCCTGCAGGCCGGTATGGACGAGTTTTTGAGTAAACCCCTGAACCGCAATGACCTACTTGCAGTACTGCAGCGATATGGCGAAGCGGACAACCCCAGGTCCTAGTGCTGATTTTCTTGCCCCCGCCGCTGCGCTGGCTTATCAACCAGTGAACTAACGAATGAGGTCGCCGGTGGATATTGCAACCCGGGTCTATAATCATAAGTGGAAGATTGATCCGATCGTGCGATCGTTGATTGATACTGATTTCTATAAATTGTTGATGTGCCAGTCCGTCTTCCGCAACAAGCCGGACACGCAGGTAAGGTTCTCGCTGATTAACCGCTCAATCAAGGTGCCATTGGCCGACCTGATTGACGAGGGCGAATTGCGCGAGCAGTTGGACCACATTCGGACACTGACGCTGTCACGGGGCGAAAGCACCTGGCTGCGCGGCAATACGTTCTATGGCAAACGGCAGATGTTTCGGCCTGACTTTATGGAATGGTTCGAAGGATTGCGCCTGCCTCCGTATCACCTGGAGCGCCGGGGGGATCAGTACGAGCTCACGTTTGAAGGCAGCTGGCCCGAAGTGATGCTGTGGGAAATCCCGGCATTGGCAGTGTTGATGGAATTGCGCAGCCGCGCGGTATTGAACCGGCTTGATCGGTTCGAACTGCAGGTTCTCTATGCCCGCGCCATGACCAAAGTCTGGGAGAAAATTGAACGGCTACGTCAAATTGATGGGCTGAGCATCGCTGACTTTGGCACCCGTCGCCGACACTCATTCCTGTGGCAGGACTGGTGCGTTCAGGCGATGAGCGAGGGGTTGGGGTCTAAGTTCACCGGCACCTCGAACTGCAAAATTGCGATGCGCCGCGAGCTGGAGGCGATTGGCACCAACGCACATGAGTTGCCGATGGTTTATTCAGCGCTGGCCGAAGATGATGCAGCCCTGGCGCAGGCTCCCTATGATGTGATGGCGGATTGGCGCGAGGAACACGAAGGCAATCTGCGCATCATTTTGCCGGATACCTATGGCACCAAGGGTTTTCTGGATCATGCACCCGAATGGCTGAACCAATGGACCGGTATCCGCATCGACAGTGGTGATCCGGCAACCGCCGCTGAGATTGCGATCAACTGGTGGCAAGAGCGCGGCGAAGATCTCAGCCAGAAGCGCGTGATTTTCTCGGATGGGCTGGACGTCGACAAAATCGCGGAACTACATGCGAAATTTTCTGACCAGGTGAATGTTTCCTTCGGCTGGGGTACGCTTTTAACCAACGATTTTCGCGGGTTGGTTCCGGATAAGGGATTGGCACCGTTCTCTTTGGTGTGCAAAGCCGTTTCTGCCAATGGCCGCCCAACGGTGAAGCTGTCGGATAACCCGGAAAAAGCAATGGGCCCCGCGGGTGAGATTGAACGCTACAAACGCGTGTTTGGCGTCGGCGAACAAGATCGGCAGCGGGTGATTGTATAACCACCCGGCCCAATGCTTTCTAACCGCAATACTACCGTGAATTGTTTCGTGCGCGAAACAATGCGGCAGTTTTGGTGACCTATCCGTGGTGTGCTGCGACTGTTTTCAGGTGCGAAAACCCATAGAGTGCTTCAAAGCCTTTTTCGCGGCCGTGACCTGATTTTCCGACACCGCCAAAGGGGAGCTCAACCCCACCGCCAGCGCCGTAGTTGTTCAGGAACACCTGACCGGCGCGTAACTTTTTCGCCAACCGCATCTGCCGCGCGCCGTCCCGGCTCCAGACGCTGGCGACAAGGCCATAATCGGTAGAGTTGGCAATCTCCAGTGCCTCATCTTCCGTATCAAAGGGAATAATCACCTGAACGGGCCCAAAGATTTCATCCTGCGCCAAGGGATGATCTGCGGGGACATCGGCGAACAGCGTAGGGCGGACATAGGCGCCAGTATTCGGCGTGCCGTCAACGATTTTACCCTGCGCAGCCAGGGTCAAATCCGCACCTTTGGTCAGAAACCCTTCGACAATACTCTTCTGCCGGGTCGAGATCAGCGGCCCCAACCGCAAGTCCTGGGTGGCGGGTCCAACAGTCAATTCGCTATAGGCCGTACTCATCTGCGCGACGACCTGATCATAGACGCCACGTTGAACCAGAATGCGGGACGAGGCCGAGCAGGTCTGACCGGCGTTTTGGATGCCGGCATTGACCAGAAACGGCAAAGCGGCATCAAGGTCTGCGTCGTCAAACACCAGCTGCGGCGATTTTCCTCCCAGTTCCAGCGTGACAGGCACCACGTTCTTGCCTGCCGCCTGCTGAACCAGCGCGCCGGTGGCCACCGACCCGGTGAATGATATGTGGTGAACGCCGGGATGAGACGACAGTGCGGCGCCCGCCTCGGCGCCCAGTCCCGGAACGACGTTCAATGCGCCGGCCGGCAATCCAGCCTCTTGCGCGATATGGGCGAAGGCCAGAGCTGTCAGGCAGGCCTCTTCGGCTGGTTTCAGGACAGCCGCATTGCCCATTGCCAGTGCAGCACCAACCGACCGGCCGATGATCTGCATCGGATAGTTCCACGGTACGATGTGCCCCGTCACCCCATGCGGTTCACGCAGCGTGTAGACGGTATAGCCGTCCAGATAGGGGATGGTTTCGCCGTGTACCTTGTCTGCCGCGCCGCCGTAGAATTCCATATAGCGGGCCAGTGCGATCGCATCAGCGCGGGCCTGGGTCAGGGGCTTGCCGACATCCAGTGCTTCAAGCGCCGCAAGGTCGTCGACGCGTTCCAGGACCAGTTGCCCAATCCGGGTCAGGATGCGGCCGCGTTCCAGTGCTGTCATGCGACCCCAGTCGCCGCTCAGTGCTGCATCGGCGGCCTGCACTGCCGCGTCGATGTCCGCTTTGCCACCGCGTGCAATCTGGCAAATATCGCGTCCATCTGATGGGTTCACCAGTGTCAGAGTTTCGCCACTGACAGCAGCGCTCCACTCACCGTTTATCAGGCAGGTAGTGGGATCAAACCAAAGGGATTGCACGTTAGTCATCATTGGGTCCTGCTATGTCGAAAGTGTAGCTTTTTATCTGGTGTTCGGTATATGGGGCGCCTTCGCGCAGCTCGCGCACGCCGGGCATGCCACTCAGGCAGGTGCCCCAGAATGCGGCAGCTTGCAGCGAGTGCGCAGACAGGCCCATGCGCCAGCGGCCGGGAAATTCCTGTAGCAAGATCTGCGCGGCCTCATAGCCAAAGCCCTGCCGCCGGTGTTTTGAGAAAATTGCAAATTCGGACAGTTCGCGACGGTCATCCGGCAGGTTCAAGACGATAGCAAAACCGATACGGGCTGTGTCTTTTTTGATCCAGAATGCGGTGACGTCTTTGCGGTGAAGGACCTGTTCGGCGCGGTCGTCTGGGTTGACGCCAGCGGTTGGGGCGACCTCGCCGAAATATGGTGCAAGAGCAGCGGCCAGAAAGGCGCGCTCCCGCGGGAGGATCAGGGTAAGTGTCAGGCTCATGCGGTGATGACCCCTTTGCTCAGTTCGGGCAACTTTGGTGCGGCAGCTAGCAGCGACTGGGTGTAAGGGTGCTGAGGGGCGGAAAACACCGTCTCTGTAGCGCCCTGTTCAACAATCTCGCCGGCCTTCATCACCAGAACCCGGTCCGTGATGGTACGCACTACGTTCAGGTCGTGGCTGATGAACAGATAGGTCAATGCGTAGGATTCGCATAGATCTGCCAGGAGATCGAGGATCTGTGCCCGCACGGATACATCCAACGCCGAAACCGCCTCGTCGAACAAGATCAGTTCGGGCCGGGTGATCAGTGCACGGGCAATCGCAATACGCTGGCGCTGTCCGCCAGAAAATTGGTGAATGTATTTTGTGGCGTCATTGGGGGATAGTCCGACCGCGATCAGCGTTTCTGCGATCAGGTTTTGGCGGGCACGACCCTTGGGGGGATCGGTCAGCAGGTAGAAGGGTTCAGTGATCAGCCGGTCCACCCGATGACGTGGATTGAAGCTGCCAAACGGATCCTGAAACACCACTTGCATTTTGCGTTGCATGTCCGCGCCCTGCGTCGGGGTAACAGGCTGTCCATCCAAAAGGATCTGGCCGCCCTGCAGCGGCTCCAATCCCAGTATTGCCCGGGTCAGGGTCGATTTTCCACAGCCGGATTCGCCAACCAACCCCAGTCTTTCGCCGCGATTCAGGGTAAAGCTGACTTGTTTGACCGCGCGGTAGTGGCCAGGCGCTGCAAACAGCGAAGTACGGGGCAGGGCATAGTCGCGCACTGCATCCTTGACCTGCAACAATGGTTTGGGCTTGGGCGGCGGCGGTAGGGCCACCTGATGGTTCGATGCAGCAAACAGCATGCGGGTATAGGGTTGCTGCATATTGGTCAGCAGGTCTTGGGTTGGTCCAGCCTCGATGACCTTGCCGCGCCGCATGACAACGATTTTGTCCGCCAGATCAGCTACCACAGCCAGATCATGGGTGATCATCAGGAGCCCCATGTCATAATCCTGCACAAGGTCCTTTAGCAGTGCCAGAATTTGCGCCTGCGTGGTGACATCCAGTGCCGTTGTCGGCTCGTCTGCGATCAGCAGCTTGGGGCGCAGCGCGATGGCCATGGCGATGACCACCCGCTGGCGTTGGCCACCCGACAGCTCGTGTGGGAACCGGCTAAGCGGAAACCGGTCAGCAGGCAGGCCGACACGTTCCAGTACGTCTTGCGCATGTTGGCGCGCCTTGGCCTTGGGCATCGCCTTGTGGATCAGGATGGTTTCCATCACCTGGTCGCCGATGGTCTGGACCGGGTTGAGCGCGGTCATGGGCTCTTGAAACACCATGCCGATAGAGGCCCCGCGCAGGGCGCACATTTGCGCCTCGCTTTGATCCAGAATGTTAGTGCCGCCCAGCGAGACCGTGCCACTGGCCTGAGCAATATCCGGCAGCAGTTGCATCACTGCCAAGGCGGTCATCGACTTACCCGATCCGCTTTCGCCGGTGACAGCAACAATTTCACCCGAAGCGACCGATAGTGAGACATGCTGTAAAATCGGAACGCCGACGATCGACATGGATAGGTTTTGAATGTCCAGCAGGCTCATGTTCGGGTCACCCGCAGTTTAGGATCCAGCCAGTCGCGCAAACCATCGCCCATCAGGTTCAGGCCCAGCACTGTGACAATGATGGCGCTGCCGGGGATCAGTGCCAGATGCGGGGCAAAGCTGACCATGGTCTGCGCATCGGCCAGCATTCTGCCCCAACTGGGTGTCGGGGGCTGCGCCCCAAGGCCGACATAAGACAGGCCTGCCTCGGCCAGAATGCCCAGGCTGAATTGAATGGTGCCCTGTACGATCAACAGGTTGGCGATATTGGGCAGGATGTGTTCGGCTGAAATTCGCGCCGGACCTTTGCCCGAGACGCGGGCGGCCAGGATAAATTCACGCTGCCAGAGCGATAGCGATGCACCGCGGGTGATGCGGGCAAAGACGGGGATGTTGAAGATGCCGATGGCGATGATCGCATTGACGGCGCCGGCGCCAAAGATGGCGGTGATCAGGATGGCGATCACCAGCGACGGGAAGGCAAACACCAGATCATTGCCGCGCATGATCAGCTCGTCCAGCCAGCTGCCGCTGCGGGCTGCTGCGGTCAGGCCCAGCGGGATGCCGATGCTCATGCCGATGCCTACGGCCACCAGTGCCACGGCGATCGAGGTACGCGCACCGACCATCACCATGGAAAAGATGTCACGGCCAAAGTGGTCGGTGCCCAGCCAGTGGTCGGTGTTGGGGGTTTGCAGCTTGGCCGGGATATCCATTGCGGTATGGTCGAAGGGGGTCCAGACAAACGATACCAGTGCGGCCAGAAGCACCAGTGATGACAGTATCGCGCCTATGATCAGATTACGGATCATGTCCGGCTCCTCAACCTTGGGTCAACGGCCGCATAGGCCAGGTCGACCAGGAAATTCACCGTTATCACCGCAAAGACCAGCAGCATGACCACTGATTCCACCACGATCAGATCGCGGGCTGAAATCGCCTGAAACACCAGTCGTCCCAGCCCCGGCAGATAGAATACCTGCTCGATGATGATTGCCCCGGCCAGCAAAAACGAGAATTGCAGGCCGATGATGGTTAGCACCGGGATCAGCGCGTTGCGTACGCCGTGGCGCCACAAGGCCTGACGGCGGCTTAGCCCCTTGGCGCGGGCCGTGCGCATGAAATCCTCGCCCAGAATATCCAGCAGTGCCGAGCGCATTACTCGCGCCAGAATGGCGGCTTGGGGCAGGGCCAGTGAAATTGCCGGTAAGGTTAGGGAATGAAGTCCGGACCACAGTCCTTTGTCCCAGCCGGCAAAGCCACCGGCATTGAACCAGCGTAGGTTGATAGCAAAGATCAGCACCAGCATCATCGCAAACCAGAAGTTGGGTACGGCGACACCCAGCTGCGTTGCGCCCATCACAGCCATGTCGCCGCCCTTACCGCGCCGTGCAGCGGCGAAGATGCCAGCCGGAAAGGCGATCAGCGTTGACAAGACCAGCGCATAGAGCGCCAGTGGCAGAGACACCCACAAGCGGTCGGAAATCATCCCGGCGACCGGTGTGCGATAGGTGTATGAGGTGCCAAAATCGCCGTGCAACATACCCGTTACCCAATTGGCGTAGCGGGCAAATTTGGACTGGTCCAGCCCTAATTCAGTGCGGAGCGCGGCCACAGTGTCAGGTTGTGCATTGATCCCCAGCATAAACGAGGCCGGGTCGCCCGGTGCCACTTCGATGACAAAAAAGATCACCAGTGAGGCGACGGCCAGACTGAGGATCAGGGAGAGCAAGCGTTTAAGCGAATAGCGTAACATTGGCGACACGTTAGGAGTGAGATTTGCGCAGGTCTAGTGCGACGGTGAAATAAACGTGAAATTACAGATAAATAATCGTCTATTGCCAAGGGTATAGATGAATTCTGTGCGGATTCCGCGCAAAGTTGGAATGTCATTTTGACATGCCTAATAATCGGCTCGTTTGAGATGAAAAAGGCCCCGTCTCCGGAGCCTTTGACTGTATGAGGGTCGGGTTATTCGGCCCAGCTGACAGCTGTCAAATCGGTCGCCTGTGTCGGCGCATTGGACCACAGGCCCTGAACGCCGGCCTTGGCAACGCTAAGCTGTGCCAGCTGGAACAGATAGCCATTGACGTAATCATCCGAAATGATGGTCTGCGCCTGTTGCATCAGCTCAATCCGCTTGGCCGGATCAGTGGTGGCATTGAGGTCTGTCATCAGTTCTTGGAAGCCCTTGTTGTCATACTGGAAATAGTACTCGGGGCGGGCATAGATGCCGATATCCATCGGCTCGGTGTGGCTGATGATGGTCAGGCCGAAATCCTTGCCCCGGAACACGGTTTCCAACCACTGAGCCCATTCCACATTGATGATCTCGGCTTTGATGCCAACCTCGGCCAGTTGCGCGGCGATGATTTCGCCACCACGACGGGCATAAGACGGCGGCGGAAGGTGCAGGGTGGTTGTAAACCCATCCCCCATGCCTGCCTCGGCCAGCAGTGCCTTGGATTTCTCTGGATCAAAGGCAGAGTTGGCGGTCAGATCCAGATACGCGGGATTGTGCGGCGCAAAATGGCTGCCGATTGGTGTGCCATAGCCAAACATTGCCCCATCCACGATGGCCTGGCGGTCAATGGCATGAGCCAGGGCCTGACGGACACGGACGTCATCAAAGGGTGGTTGCTTGTTGTTGGTCGACAAAATCGTCTCGCCCTCGGTCGAG
This portion of the Parasedimentitalea marina genome encodes:
- the pncB gene encoding nicotinate phosphoribosyltransferase, which produces MDIATRVYNHKWKIDPIVRSLIDTDFYKLLMCQSVFRNKPDTQVRFSLINRSIKVPLADLIDEGELREQLDHIRTLTLSRGESTWLRGNTFYGKRQMFRPDFMEWFEGLRLPPYHLERRGDQYELTFEGSWPEVMLWEIPALAVLMELRSRAVLNRLDRFELQVLYARAMTKVWEKIERLRQIDGLSIADFGTRRRHSFLWQDWCVQAMSEGLGSKFTGTSNCKIAMRRELEAIGTNAHELPMVYSALAEDDAALAQAPYDVMADWREEHEGNLRIILPDTYGTKGFLDHAPEWLNQWTGIRIDSGDPATAAEIAINWWQERGEDLSQKRVIFSDGLDVDKIAELHAKFSDQVNVSFGWGTLLTNDFRGLVPDKGLAPFSLVCKAVSANGRPTVKLSDNPEKAMGPAGEIERYKRVFGVGEQDRQRVIV
- a CDS encoding aldehyde dehydrogenase family protein, with product MTNVQSLWFDPTTCLINGEWSAAVSGETLTLVNPSDGRDICQIARGGKADIDAAVQAADAALSGDWGRMTALERGRILTRIGQLVLERVDDLAALEALDVGKPLTQARADAIALARYMEFYGGAADKVHGETIPYLDGYTVYTLREPHGVTGHIVPWNYPMQIIGRSVGAALAMGNAAVLKPAEEACLTALAFAHIAQEAGLPAGALNVVPGLGAEAGAALSSHPGVHHISFTGSVATGALVQQAAGKNVVPVTLELGGKSPQLVFDDADLDAALPFLVNAGIQNAGQTCSASSRILVQRGVYDQVVAQMSTAYSELTVGPATQDLRLGPLISTRQKSIVEGFLTKGADLTLAAQGKIVDGTPNTGAYVRPTLFADVPADHPLAQDEIFGPVQVIIPFDTEDEALEIANSTDYGLVASVWSRDGARQMRLAKKLRAGQVFLNNYGAGGGVELPFGGVGKSGHGREKGFEALYGFSHLKTVAAHHG
- a CDS encoding GNAT family N-acetyltransferase, giving the protein MSLTLTLILPRERAFLAAALAPYFGEVAPTAGVNPDDRAEQVLHRKDVTAFWIKKDTARIGFAIVLNLPDDRRELSEFAIFSKHRRQGFGYEAAQILLQEFPGRWRMGLSAHSLQAAAFWGTCLSGMPGVRELREGAPYTEHQIKSYTFDIAGPNDD
- a CDS encoding ABC transporter ATP-binding protein, translating into MSLLDIQNLSMSIVGVPILQHVSLSVASGEIVAVTGESGSGKSMTALAVMQLLPDIAQASGTVSLGGTNILDQSEAQMCALRGASIGMVFQEPMTALNPVQTIGDQVMETILIHKAMPKAKARQHAQDVLERVGLPADRFPLSRFPHELSGGQRQRVVIAMAIALRPKLLIADEPTTALDVTTQAQILALLKDLVQDYDMGLLMITHDLAVVADLADKIVVMRRGKVIEAGPTQDLLTNMQQPYTRMLFAASNHQVALPPPPKPKPLLQVKDAVRDYALPRTSLFAAPGHYRAVKQVSFTLNRGERLGLVGESGCGKSTLTRAILGLEPLQGGQILLDGQPVTPTQGADMQRKMQVVFQDPFGSFNPRHRVDRLITEPFYLLTDPPKGRARQNLIAETLIAVGLSPNDATKYIHQFSGGQRQRIAIARALITRPELILFDEAVSALDVSVRAQILDLLADLCESYALTYLFISHDLNVVRTITDRVLVMKAGEIVEQGATETVFSAPQHPYTQSLLAAAPKLPELSKGVITA
- a CDS encoding ABC transporter permease; amino-acid sequence: MIRNLIIGAILSSLVLLAALVSFVWTPFDHTAMDIPAKLQTPNTDHWLGTDHFGRDIFSMVMVGARTSIAVALVAVGIGMSIGIPLGLTAAARSGSWLDELIMRGNDLVFAFPSLVIAILITAIFGAGAVNAIIAIGIFNIPVFARITRGASLSLWQREFILAARVSGKGPARISAEHILPNIANLLIVQGTIQFSLGILAEAGLSYVGLGAQPPTPSWGRMLADAQTMVSFAPHLALIPGSAIIVTVLGLNLMGDGLRDWLDPKLRVTRT
- a CDS encoding ABC transporter permease produces the protein MLRYSLKRLLSLILSLAVASLVIFFVIEVAPGDPASFMLGINAQPDTVAALRTELGLDQSKFARYANWVTGMLHGDFGTSYTYRTPVAGMISDRLWVSLPLALYALVLSTLIAFPAGIFAAARRGKGGDMAVMGATQLGVAVPNFWFAMMLVLIFAINLRWFNAGGFAGWDKGLWSGLHSLTLPAISLALPQAAILARVMRSALLDILGEDFMRTARAKGLSRRQALWRHGVRNALIPVLTIIGLQFSFLLAGAIIIEQVFYLPGLGRLVFQAISARDLIVVESVVMLLVFAVITVNFLVDLAYAAVDPRLRSRT